A single window of Candidatus Neptunochlamydia vexilliferae DNA harbors:
- a CDS encoding acetyl-CoA carboxylase carboxyltransferase subunit alpha gives MLDHEKQIIDHEKAIAQLKEQNKVNGIWTDEELLKLEKKLEQLKQQVYSKLSPWERVAICRHPARPRSIDYIKNLCESFTEIFGDRLFRDDQAIVAGLGIIGGKKFVIIAQEKGCDTESRLYRNFGMPHPEGYRKALRVMKLAEKFNLPVLSFLDTPGAYPGLTAEERGQGSAIATNLLEMANLKTPIISVLIGEGCSGGALGMGVCDVMGMLEHAYYSVISPEGCASILWRDAAKNEEAAEALKMQAEHLLEFGVIDTIIDEPQGGAHHNPQTVYDGVKKFILKEAKKLAKVPTDELIEKRYQKFRKLGAVTVEKAS, from the coding sequence ATGTTAGATCATGAAAAGCAAATTATCGATCATGAAAAAGCTATTGCCCAGCTCAAAGAGCAGAACAAGGTCAATGGAATCTGGACCGATGAAGAGCTTCTCAAGCTAGAGAAAAAGCTTGAGCAGCTCAAACAACAGGTCTATTCCAAACTCTCCCCATGGGAAAGGGTTGCAATCTGCCGCCATCCCGCTCGCCCCCGCTCTATTGACTACATCAAAAACCTCTGTGAAAGCTTTACCGAGATCTTTGGCGACCGTCTTTTCCGCGATGACCAGGCCATCGTTGCCGGTCTTGGGATTATCGGTGGAAAAAAGTTTGTCATTATCGCCCAGGAAAAAGGGTGTGACACTGAAAGTCGCCTCTACCGCAACTTTGGAATGCCCCATCCCGAAGGGTACCGCAAAGCTCTCCGTGTGATGAAGCTTGCCGAAAAATTTAACCTTCCCGTCCTCTCTTTCCTCGATACTCCTGGCGCTTATCCCGGTCTGACCGCAGAAGAGCGGGGACAAGGATCTGCCATTGCAACCAACCTTCTCGAAATGGCCAACCTCAAAACCCCCATCATCTCCGTCCTTATTGGCGAAGGATGCTCCGGTGGAGCCCTTGGTATGGGAGTGTGCGACGTGATGGGAATGCTCGAGCATGCCTACTACTCGGTGATCTCTCCCGAGGGGTGCGCCTCAATCCTTTGGCGCGACGCAGCCAAAAACGAAGAAGCGGCCGAAGCACTTAAGATGCAAGCCGAGCACCTCCTCGAATTTGGGGTGATCGACACCATCATCGATGAGCCACAAGGGGGCGCCCACCACAACCCCCAAACGGTCTACGACGGAGTCAAGAAGTTTATCCTCAAAGAGGCCAAAAAGCTTGCCAAAGTTC
- a CDS encoding L,D-transpeptidase, with product MSIPKVISIGALTLFAVIGGLALFKKKEGSVALEVATKPIEVAIEEATPEEKGHQYLRPVQDEVADREEDQVWRLFTTGRHKLPLVETVRYRARVPWLKGRPAWVTDYAAHFSTSRHFIARSLNGKKDYYTQRVTSGDTFNILKKELSFYLVVDLSRCKMWFYAIDGETNERTLLKTYKVGLGRFDEDSYSGLLTPKGKFSLGDKVAIYRPGNMGYFQDDEIEMVRVFGTRWIPLTEEFDGEGGNPRGYGFHGAPWVYDLETETYEEDLSTIGSYESDGCIRLAQGDIEELYAIVITKPTLVEVVTDFHEANIPGKEE from the coding sequence TTGTCAATTCCAAAAGTTATTTCAATCGGCGCCCTCACCCTTTTTGCGGTGATTGGAGGCTTAGCTCTTTTTAAGAAGAAGGAAGGAAGCGTTGCATTAGAAGTTGCTACAAAGCCGATCGAGGTGGCTATTGAAGAAGCTACCCCTGAAGAAAAGGGGCACCAATACCTCCGTCCAGTTCAAGATGAGGTGGCCGACCGAGAAGAGGACCAGGTCTGGCGGCTTTTCACCACAGGGCGGCACAAGCTTCCCCTTGTGGAGACCGTCCGTTACCGCGCTCGAGTCCCTTGGTTAAAAGGGCGTCCGGCATGGGTGACCGACTACGCTGCACACTTTTCCACTTCGCGTCATTTTATCGCCCGAAGTCTCAACGGAAAAAAAGATTACTATACGCAGAGAGTCACATCAGGCGACACCTTTAACATCTTAAAAAAAGAGCTCAGTTTTTACCTTGTTGTCGATCTTTCCCGGTGCAAGATGTGGTTTTATGCGATTGATGGAGAGACAAACGAGCGGACCCTTCTCAAAACCTACAAAGTGGGGTTAGGCCGTTTTGATGAAGACTCTTATTCGGGACTTTTAACGCCGAAGGGAAAATTTTCGCTTGGCGATAAGGTTGCCATTTATCGTCCTGGAAATATGGGCTATTTCCAAGACGATGAGATCGAAATGGTCCGCGTTTTTGGAACCCGGTGGATCCCCCTTACAGAAGAGTTTGATGGGGAGGGGGGCAACCCCCGTGGGTATGGATTTCATGGAGCACCATGGGTCTATGACCTAGAAACCGAAACCTATGAAGAAGATCTTTCAACGATTGGAAGCTACGAAAGTGATGGGTGCATCCGTTTAGCGCAAGGAGATATCGAAGAGCTCTATGCCATTGTCATCACGAAGCCCACATTGGTTGAAGTGGTCACCGACTTCCATGAAGCAAACATCCCAGGAAAAGAAGAGTAA